A single Oryctolagus cuniculus chromosome 18, mOryCun1.1, whole genome shotgun sequence DNA region contains:
- the CLASRP gene encoding CLK4-associating serine/arginine rich protein isoform X2, whose product MWHEARKHERKLRGMMVDYKKRAERRREYYEKIKKDPAQFLQVHGRACKVHLDSAVALAAESPVNMMPWQGDTNNMIDRFDVRAHLDHIPDYTPPLLTTISPEQESDERKCNYERYRGLVQNDFAGISEEQCLYQIYIDELYGGLQRPSEEEKKKLAEKKASIGYTYEDSTVAEVEKAAEKPEEEDSPAEEESNSDEDEVIPDIDVEVDVDELNQEQVADLNKQATTYGMADGDFVRMLRKDKEEAEAIKHAKALEEEKAMYSGRRSRRQRREFREKRLRGRKISPPSYARRDSPTYDPYKRSPSESSSESRSRSRSPTPGREEKITFITSFGGSDEEAAAAAAAAAASGAAPGKPPAPPQPGGPAPGRNTSARRRSSSSSSSSASRTSSSRSRSSSSSRSRRGGHYRSGRHARSRSRSWSRSRSRSRRYSRSRSRGRRHSGGGSRDGHRYSRSPTRRAGYGPRRRSRSRSRSGDRYRRGGRGPRHHSSSRSRSSWSLSPSRSRSLTRSRSHSPSQSPSRSRSRSRSQSHSPSPPREKLSRPAASPAVGEKLKKTEPAAGKETGAAKPKLTPQEKLKLRMQKALNRQFKADKKAAQEKMIQQEHERQEREDELRAMARKIRMKERERREKEREEWERQYSRQSRSPSPRYSREYSSSRRRSRSRSRSPHYRH is encoded by the exons ATGTGGCACGAGGCGCGCAAGCATGAGCGGAAGCTCCGCGGCATGATGGTGGACTACAAGAAGAGGGCGGAGCGGCGGCGGGAGTACTACGAGAAGATC AAAAAGGACCCAGCCCAGTTCCTGCAGGTGCACGGCCGGGCGTGCAAGGTGCACCTGGATTCTGCAGTTGCCCTGGCTGCCGAGAGCCCCGTTAACAT GATGCCCTGGCAGGGAGACACCAACAACATGATCGACCGCTTCGATGTCCGCGCCCACCTGGACCACATCCCCGACTACACGCCCCCTCTGCTCACCACCAT CTCCCCTGAGCAGGAGTCAGACGAGCGGAAGTGCAACTACGAGCGCTACCGAGGCCTGGTGCAGAACGACTTCGCTGGCA TCTCCGAGGAGCAGTGCCTGTACCAGATCTACATCGACGAGTTGTACGGGGGCCTCCAGAGACCCAgcgaggaggagaagaagaa GCTGGCGGAGAAGAAGGCTTCCATCGGCTACACCTACGAGGACAGCACGGTGGCCGAGGTAGAGAAGGCCGCGGAGAAGCCGGAAGAAGAGGACTCACCGGCCGAGGAGGAGAGCAACTCGGACGAAGATGAGGTCATCCCCGACATCG ACGTGGAGGTGGACGTGGACGAGCTGAACCAGGAGCAGGTGGCCGATCTCAACAAGCAGGCCACGACCTACGGCATGGCCGACGGAGACTTCGTCAG GATGCTGCGGAAGGACAAGGAGGAGGCCGAAGCCATTAAGCACGCCAAGGCCCTCGAGGAGGAGAAGGCCATGTACTCG GGCCGGCGCTCCCGGCGCCAGCGGAGAGAGTTTCGAGAGAAGCGACTAAGGGGACGGAAGATCAGCCCACCCAG CTATGCCCGCCGAGACAGCCCCACCTATGACCCCTATAAGCG ATCGCCCTCAGAGTCCAGCTCCGagtcccgctcccgctcccgctcgcCGACTCCAGGCCGGGAGGAGAAGATCACGTTCATCACCAGCTTTGGGGGCAGCGACGAGGAGGCAGCCGCAGCTGCAGCCGCTGCAGCCGCGTCAGGGGCCGCCCCAGGGAAGCCCCCCGCACCCCCCCAGCCTGGCGGCCCCGCGCCGGGACGCAATACCAGCGCCCG CCGccgctcctcctcttcctcctcctcctcggcctcGAGGACCTCCAGCTCGCGCTcccgctccagctccagctcccgctCCCGCCGCGGGGGCCACTACCGCTCTGGCCGCCACGCCCGCTCCCGGTCCCGCTCTTGGTCCCGCTCTCGGTCCCGCTCCCGGCGCTACTCCCGGTCCCGGAGCCGAGGCCGGCGACACTCAGGTGGGGGCTCCCGAGATGGACACCGCTACTCCCGCTCGCCCACCCGGCGTGCTGGCTACGGGCCACGGCGCAGAAGCAG GAGCCGCTCCCGCTCGGGAGACCGCTACAGACGGGGCGGCCGGGGCCCTcggcaccacagcagcagccgcagccgcagcagcTGGTCGCTCAGCCCGTCCCGCAGTCGCAGCCTGACACGCAGCCGCAGCCACAGTCCCAGCCAGAGccccagccgcagccgcagccggaGCCGCAGCCAGAGCCACTCGCCATCGCCCCCAAGGGAGAAGCTGAGCAGGCCGGCGGCGTCCCCTGCTGTGGGCGAGAAGCTGAAAAA gaCTGAACCTGCCGCTGGTAAAGAGACAGGAGCTGCCAAA cccaagCTGACGCCACAGGAGAAGCTGAAGCTGCGGATGCAGAAGGCGCTGAACAGGCAGT TCAAGGCGGATAAGAAGGCGGCGCAGGAGAAGATGATCCAGCAGGAGCACGAGCGGCAG GAGCGGGAAGATGAGCTGCGCGCCATGGCCCGCAAGATCCGGATGAA GGAGCGGGAACgccgagagaaggagagagaagaatggGAACGCCAGTACAGCCGGCAGAGCCGCTCTCCGTCTCCCCGCTACA GCCGGGAATACAGCTCTTCTCGGAG GCGCTCGAGGTCCCGGTCCCGAAGCCCCCACTATCGGCACTAG
- the ZNF296 gene encoding zinc finger protein 296 produces the protein MSRRKAGSTPRRVDPEPASSADDEMEMPGLVIDVKPEPDARPLQAVEPAPFFPREVSAATQLGGEPRHSPGSVPAGAALHALGPRNPWALWTQLTSNPPDRQPWPEKQPDLLTCGRCLQIFPLEAITTFMDHKKLGCQLFSGPGPNQGSEPTELKALSCLRCGRQFTGAWKLLRHAQWDHGLSIYQTESEAPEAPLLGLAEVAAAVSAVVGPPGRPAETKGPRGSPTCSVCKKTLSSFSNLKVHMRSHTGERPYACDQCPYACAQSSKLNRHKKTHRQPLPQSPRVAPTGQEQASTAPPEPAAHAAAPSSTLPCSGGLGAGTAATAGVQEPGAPGNGAQAGPGGESWGAVPEEERTDRAESQKASPRKMPKPAGKSRGPGGSCEFCGKHFTNSSNLTVHRRSHTGERPYACDQCPYACAQSSKLNRHRRMHGLGPGSTRFECPYCCVPFGLRATLDKHLRQKHPEAGRKA, from the exons ATGTCCCGCCGCAAGGCCGGCAGCACGCCCCGCCGAGTAGACCCGGAGCCCGCCTCCAGCGCAGACGACGAGATGGAGATGCCGGGGCTCGTCATCGATGTGAAGCCGGAGCCGGACGCGCGGCCCCTCCAGGCCGTGGAGCCGGCGCCCTTCTTCCCGAGGGAGGTGTCCGCCGCCACGCAGCTAGGAGGCGAGCCTCGCCACTCGCCCGGCTCCGTGCCCGCCGGGGCCGCCCTCCACGCCCTCGGCCCGCGGAACCCTTGGGCCCTGTGGACGCAGCTGACCTCGAACCCTCCCG ACCGCCAGCCCTGGCCCGAGAAACAGCCGGATCTGTTGACCTGCGGCCGCTGCCTGCAGATCTTCCCGCTGGAGGCCATCACTACCTTTATGGACCACAAGAAGCTGGGCTGTCAGCTCTTCAGTGGCCCCGGTCCCAACCAGGGCTCAG AGCCTACAGAGCTGAAGGCCCTGAGCTGCCTGCGCTGTGGCAGACAGTTCACGGGGGCCTGGAAGCTGCTGCGCCACGCCCAGTGGGACCACGGACTGTCCATCTACCAGACGGAATCTGAAGCCCCCGAGGCCCCGCTGCTGGGCCTGGCAGAGGTGGCCGCGGCCGTATCAGCAGTGGTGGGGCCACCGGGGCGGCCGGCCGAGACCAAGGGCCCCCGGGGGAGCCCCACCTGCTCAGTGTGCAAGAAGACCCTCAGCTCCTTCAGCAACCTCAAGGTGCACATGCGCTCCCACACCGGCGAGCGGCCCTACGCCTGCGACCAGTGTCCCTACGCCTGCGCCCAGAGCAGCAAGCTCAACCGGCACAAGAAGACCCACCGGCAGCCGCTGCCCCAGAGCCCCCGCGTGGCCCCGACCGGCCAGGAGCAGGCCTCCACTGCCCCGCCGGAGCCAGCCGCCCACGCCGCGGCCCCATCTAGCACGCTGCCGTGCAGCGGgggcttgggggctggcactgccgcCACCGCAGGTGTCCAGGAACCTGGGGCTCCTGGCAATGGGGCTCAGGCCGGTCCCGGTGGGGAGAGCTGGGGAGCCGTCCCAGAGGAGGAGAGAACTGACCGTGCCGAGAGCCAGAAGGCGTCACCCAGGAAGATGCCCAAACCAGCGGGCAAGAGCCGCGGGCCCGGGGGCAGCTGCGAGTTCTGCGGGAAGCACTTCACCAACAGCAGCAACCTGACGGTGCACCGGCGCTCCCACACCGGCGAGCGGCCCTACGCCTGCGACCAGTGTCCCTACGCCTGCGCCCAGAGCAGCAAGCTCAACCGGCACCGCCGCATGCACGGGCTGGGGCCCGGCAGCACCCGCTTCGAGTGCCCCTACTGCTGCGTGCCCTTCGGCCTGCGCGCCACGCTGGACAAACACCTGCGGCAGAAGCACCCCGAGGCGGGCAGGAAGGCCTGA
- the CLASRP gene encoding CLK4-associating serine/arginine rich protein isoform X1 gives MWHEARKHERKLRGMMVDYKKRAERRREYYEKIKKDPAQFLQVHGRACKVHLDSAVALAAESPVNMMPWQGDTNNMIDRFDVRAHLDHIPDYTPPLLTTISPEQESDERKCNYERYRGLVQNDFAGISEEQCLYQIYIDELYGGLQRPSEEEKKKLAEKKASIGYTYEDSTVAEVEKAAEKPEEEDSPAEEESNSDEDEVIPDIDVEVDVDELNQEQVADLNKQATTYGMADGDFVRMLRKDKEEAEAIKHAKALEEEKAMYSGRRSRRQRREFREKRLRGRKISPPSYARRDSPTYDPYKRSPSESSSESRSRSRSPTPGREEKITFITSFGGSDEEAAAAAAAAAASGAAPGKPPAPPQPGGPAPGRNTSARRRSSSSSSSSASRTSSSRSRSSSSSRSRRGGHYRSGRHARSRSRSWSRSRSRSRRYSRSRSRGRRHSGGGSRDGHRYSRSPTRRAGYGPRRRSRSRSRSGDRYRRGGRGPRHHSSSRSRSSWSLSPSRSRSLTRSRSHSPSQSPSRSRSRSRSQSHSPSPPREKLSRPAASPAVGEKLKKTEPAAGKETGAAKPKLTPQEKLKLRMQKALNRQFKADKKAAQEKMIQQEHERQEREDELRAMARKIRMKSPPFSPRRERERREKEREEWERQYSRQSRSPSPRYSREYSSSRRRSRSRSRSPHYRH, from the exons ATGTGGCACGAGGCGCGCAAGCATGAGCGGAAGCTCCGCGGCATGATGGTGGACTACAAGAAGAGGGCGGAGCGGCGGCGGGAGTACTACGAGAAGATC AAAAAGGACCCAGCCCAGTTCCTGCAGGTGCACGGCCGGGCGTGCAAGGTGCACCTGGATTCTGCAGTTGCCCTGGCTGCCGAGAGCCCCGTTAACAT GATGCCCTGGCAGGGAGACACCAACAACATGATCGACCGCTTCGATGTCCGCGCCCACCTGGACCACATCCCCGACTACACGCCCCCTCTGCTCACCACCAT CTCCCCTGAGCAGGAGTCAGACGAGCGGAAGTGCAACTACGAGCGCTACCGAGGCCTGGTGCAGAACGACTTCGCTGGCA TCTCCGAGGAGCAGTGCCTGTACCAGATCTACATCGACGAGTTGTACGGGGGCCTCCAGAGACCCAgcgaggaggagaagaagaa GCTGGCGGAGAAGAAGGCTTCCATCGGCTACACCTACGAGGACAGCACGGTGGCCGAGGTAGAGAAGGCCGCGGAGAAGCCGGAAGAAGAGGACTCACCGGCCGAGGAGGAGAGCAACTCGGACGAAGATGAGGTCATCCCCGACATCG ACGTGGAGGTGGACGTGGACGAGCTGAACCAGGAGCAGGTGGCCGATCTCAACAAGCAGGCCACGACCTACGGCATGGCCGACGGAGACTTCGTCAG GATGCTGCGGAAGGACAAGGAGGAGGCCGAAGCCATTAAGCACGCCAAGGCCCTCGAGGAGGAGAAGGCCATGTACTCG GGCCGGCGCTCCCGGCGCCAGCGGAGAGAGTTTCGAGAGAAGCGACTAAGGGGACGGAAGATCAGCCCACCCAG CTATGCCCGCCGAGACAGCCCCACCTATGACCCCTATAAGCG ATCGCCCTCAGAGTCCAGCTCCGagtcccgctcccgctcccgctcgcCGACTCCAGGCCGGGAGGAGAAGATCACGTTCATCACCAGCTTTGGGGGCAGCGACGAGGAGGCAGCCGCAGCTGCAGCCGCTGCAGCCGCGTCAGGGGCCGCCCCAGGGAAGCCCCCCGCACCCCCCCAGCCTGGCGGCCCCGCGCCGGGACGCAATACCAGCGCCCG CCGccgctcctcctcttcctcctcctcctcggcctcGAGGACCTCCAGCTCGCGCTcccgctccagctccagctcccgctCCCGCCGCGGGGGCCACTACCGCTCTGGCCGCCACGCCCGCTCCCGGTCCCGCTCTTGGTCCCGCTCTCGGTCCCGCTCCCGGCGCTACTCCCGGTCCCGGAGCCGAGGCCGGCGACACTCAGGTGGGGGCTCCCGAGATGGACACCGCTACTCCCGCTCGCCCACCCGGCGTGCTGGCTACGGGCCACGGCGCAGAAGCAG GAGCCGCTCCCGCTCGGGAGACCGCTACAGACGGGGCGGCCGGGGCCCTcggcaccacagcagcagccgcagccgcagcagcTGGTCGCTCAGCCCGTCCCGCAGTCGCAGCCTGACACGCAGCCGCAGCCACAGTCCCAGCCAGAGccccagccgcagccgcagccggaGCCGCAGCCAGAGCCACTCGCCATCGCCCCCAAGGGAGAAGCTGAGCAGGCCGGCGGCGTCCCCTGCTGTGGGCGAGAAGCTGAAAAA gaCTGAACCTGCCGCTGGTAAAGAGACAGGAGCTGCCAAA cccaagCTGACGCCACAGGAGAAGCTGAAGCTGCGGATGCAGAAGGCGCTGAACAGGCAGT TCAAGGCGGATAAGAAGGCGGCGCAGGAGAAGATGATCCAGCAGGAGCACGAGCGGCAG GAGCGGGAAGATGAGCTGCGCGCCATGGCCCGCAAGATCCGGATGAAGT CGCCTCCCTTTTCCCCCCGCAGGGAGCGGGAACgccgagagaaggagagagaagaatggGAACGCCAGTACAGCCGGCAGAGCCGCTCTCCGTCTCCCCGCTACA GCCGGGAATACAGCTCTTCTCGGAG GCGCTCGAGGTCCCGGTCCCGAAGCCCCCACTATCGGCACTAG